The genomic window agacacattttatttatcattttgcAAAATGTGAATCGAGGCCTCTTAAGGGTACAACTACAAACAGGCTACACATAATGACATTTGAATGCAACACTAACTAAAATACAAACTACTGACTAAGAGGCAGTTTTACTTGTTTATCCTTCATTCATCCATTCCTTAATTCACTCATTCGATCTTTCTTTTTCTAAAGACCTTTGTTTTAGGGTGGCTTGGATGATCTTGTGAACCCTTATCTTTACAGACAGTTGTAACTGCAGAGTGTGCTATACTGATAAACCAGAAGTTAGTGGAAATAGTCTTATCTAAAAGATAAGGTTTTAGCCAGGACTGcccttttttaataaaaaatactaaaaattaAAATTTAGGGAATGTTTGCTCTTTTATGGTACGGATGTATCGGATTCCTTGGTACCAATGGCATTAGTTATGATAGAGCTGTGCATTCCCTTCAGTATTAGTTAATTATTAGGTTTATACTGTGTTCAAGGTTCAGGCCTAAATGATGCTATTATATTAAACTGCCATCTAGGAAGTGATTTAAGTTAAGCTAAAGGTATAATTATCTATCAGACCAATACATGTGTTTTTACTATCCTAAATAAGACTAACAAAGTCAGCATTACAGATAATGCATACATTGAAGTAGAGTTCATATGGTACAGAATAGTGAACTCCTAGAATGAACAATGTTAGATATACATTTGAGACTTTTCAGTAATCCGcttgatttttatatataaaaaatgggcataaaaagctacttaaaaatacattctaacctcTTTCCAGTAACAAGTCTCATCTCCTTTTACTCTGAATAAACTTTCTTTATTCTGATTTAAACTATTGCTTATGTCCAGCCTGTTAATACAAGTATCCGTTCCCAATAATCCAAGATATAAATTGAGATTTTGACTAACACAGGATAgattttatttccattaaagGTAATTACAATTGGACGTGCTATGTCTGGTTTCTTCTTAACCATGATTCATCCATGGCTGAGGATGAGAAGATATTAAATAAGGAAGGATCTGTGGAAAacgtctatttttattttgtttgtgcaaAAAGTAAATTCATCATATGATCATTTAGTTTCTAAGGTCTGTATTAGTTGGCTTAATATCATGGGAGTGGGCATGACCTAATAAATATTAAGGTTTGTAAACTAACTGAAAagtagttttaaaatgtaagttaAGCGCTTTATTCAAAGGGCTGTGATTGGTGTAGTTGCCAATGAACATTGAGATCAATGGAAAACTTACAAATGATTTGAATCTCTTCTCCAGAATTCGTTTTTGCAGTCATTGCATTTAAATAGATGTGAATAGATGTTAACTGCTGACCCTACTTCTAAATCTGAAGCTCAGTGTTTAGTCTATTTTTCAGATGCACCTGGACTTGGCGAGTCTCCTGCTCGTGGCCGCAGCTTTGTCCTTGCACAGTGTTGCTGCTTATAGTAATGGAAAAGTAACCGAATCCTGCAAGAGCATGAAACCAGGCCATGGCCATGCTTCCAGTAGAAAACCCAGTCCTTACAGTATAACTGTGGATAAGGAGAAGTTCAACCCTGGAGATCGCATCACCGGTATGTGCATATGATTGTTTATCAGTTTATGTTTCCTTTATAGCAAGCTAAAGACTACATGTACTGTCTTTGGACTTCACTGGAAAAAAGTTTACAATATAGAAAGATGAAAACCCAGAGTATTTCAGATGTTTGTTTCCCTTCCTCTGTGTTTGCAGTAACCCTGTCTGGATCATCATCTGGAGGGAAATCCTTTAAAGGGTTTCTAATTGAGGCACGGGACGCATCACATCCGAACGATCATGCAATCGGCTCATTCACTCTGCTTAATCCGCATGATTCACAGCTCTTAAATTGTGGAACCTCAGAGGTATAATATTTCACTTGAAAAGTTGTGTTTCCTGCAGCTTGACGTGATCCTAGCTTGCATTTCTCTTTTTGTTGGCTATTGATGAGACTAACTTCAGCTTAAAGGAGAGCGATTTGTAATTCAGTTCTTTTACACTTTTAGCAAATTCCATTTTTTAGCAAACATATCTTTTACCTGAAGTTCTTTGCAAACCACACATgcagagggatattatagtttTAAATATTCTTTTTGGAAGTTATTTTCCCCTTGCATGTAAATTGTTAATCATTGAACATTATGGCTATATTTCTGGAACGTGCACAGGAGTTGTGACTGCTTGCATCCCACTCTCTTCAGGGATCTGCAGTTAGTCACACCCATAAGTCTGGAAAGCTGGAAATGCAGGTTGTCTGGAATGCACCTTCAGATTCTCCACCTGCGGTCCAATTTCTGTGAGTGAGACAAAATCCCTCTTTCAGTTAATGAGCCTGGCATATGTTTTTACATTCTCTCATTTACTGATATAACTATGAACGATTTCatacaatactactactatgaAACTGCCCACTTGAAACGTGTTTATTAGCTGCTGTGGCCTTTGGGCTTTGAATATGTTCtcaaaatatttcaatttaGATCAATCATGGTTTGTCtgcaaaaatgaaatgcaattcaTAATGGAAGTGCTTCTAAACTCCTAACATGTCTGTCTTTTTTGTAGAGCTACAGTTGTTGAACACTATGACACTTACTGGGTTAAAATACCAAGTCCAGTTATAACTCAGAACAATGTATCTCCTCCTCCAATCCTGCCAACCACAACTAATGGCCAGACTGTGCCATCCACTCACTTGACAGAACCAGTAAGTCTGTCTTCTCTTAGAGGCAGTTTATGGGACATCGTATATGTTTTAAAAGGTCAATACTAAATATTTTAGATGAATGACTATTGTATTTATAGCATTAATTGGGTTCACCTGTAATACTGATGCATATGCCTTTTGTcgaatatttttttctgtctaGTTCAGCGCAGAGGGCTGTGGCAGGATTAAGTCTTGCCTGCGTGATCCGGTTGGCTGTGATCCACAGACTGATCCAAAGTGCTACTTCCTCTCTTTTGCCAAGAAGGATGTTTCTGTGGTTTTTGAGCTCAGTGGGCCTGCTGAGGGTTATGCATCCTTTGCGCTGTCGTATGACAAATGGATGGTATGAATACTTGAACAGATGCATATCAAATCAATCGTGTTTTAAACGTTAGAATGATTTTGAATGGCGCAAAAATCTTCCATTTTGTCAAGGGTGCCTCCTGTTCCTACCAGTAGTACTGTGCTTTCAGTATAAGTCTAGCAGTATGAAACTTGGGTGATCCTCCAGATCCTATTATATTGAAGCTGTGTTGGTTTATATTTTAACACCTTTTTCTGAATTCATAGTCTTCTAATTGTTTTTTACCTTCAGGGAAACGATGATGTGTATTTATGCGTGAGAAGCCGTGACAACGTTGTCATCAATTCTGCGTATGTCTTAGGACGGACCCATCCAGAAGTGAGCTCAGAGGTAGGTAACCAACTCTTCAAAGCACTGATATTGATGATGTATTTGTCCTCACCAGACGAGCACTAGATTATTTGAGCATTTGTTACTCTTTTGATAAATTGTTGATCTGAATTCTGATGGCTGAATGTAAAAATGCAACCTGGTATAAGTGTCGCTTGCTTCTTCACAATCTTTCCATCTTTTTTAGAGTTCACTGATGGACACAGCATGGAGGTTGTCTGACGGAGTTATTCAGTGTAAATTTCGGCGGAATATTCACATCCCGACTGAGAATTGCAGGTTTAATCTGGATGAGAGTTACTACATATTCTTAGCAAGTGGTAAAGCCGAAAACGGTGAGTCTTGGCTACGGTTTAACACCTTAGACAGAACGATTTCTTTTATCTCGAATCTGGGCTGAATATTGTACACTTTTGCAATCCAGACAGTGGGGTGTTTTTGTTTAGGTCAAGT from Amia ocellicauda isolate fAmiCal2 chromosome 19, fAmiCal2.hap1, whole genome shotgun sequence includes these protein-coding regions:
- the frrs1a gene encoding putative ferric-chelate reductase 1 isoform X1, with protein sequence MSGAAARRLRTLHCKSIFQMHLDLASLLLVAAALSLHSVAAYSNGKVTESCKSMKPGHGHASSRKPSPYSITVDKEKFNPGDRITVTLSGSSSGGKSFKGFLIEARDASHPNDHAIGSFTLLNPHDSQLLNCGTSEGSAVSHTHKSGKLEMQVVWNAPSDSPPAVQFLATVVEHYDTYWVKIPSPVITQNNVSPPPILPTTTNGQTVPSTHLTEPFSAEGCGRIKSCLRDPVGCDPQTDPKCYFLSFAKKDVSVVFELSGPAEGYASFALSYDKWMGNDDVYLCVRSRDNVVINSAYVLGRTHPEVSSESSLMDTAWRLSDGVIQCKFRRNIHIPTENCRFNLDESYYIFLASGKAENGLIHRHHQQPLISSGKKTISGPPEDLIGSRSPLIIKTHGTLMLIAWITTVSIGVIIARFYKPMWPGSTLFGEKIWFQVHRILMASTVLLTCIAFILPFAYRGGWSKKAGAHPFLGCTVLALTILQPLMAILRPHPDSLRRYIFNWMHWGTGTVARIIAVAAMFLGAHQQALVLPSPSSTLVLSGFVVWDVAAHLLLELHNYHLFRKGKNATDDEQEILNSYVHVPEGNLFKKVVLTIYICGNAGFLIALLTDIYFV
- the frrs1a gene encoding putative ferric-chelate reductase 1 isoform X2, whose protein sequence is MSGAAARRLRTLHCKMHLDLASLLLVAAALSLHSVAAYSNGKVTESCKSMKPGHGHASSRKPSPYSITVDKEKFNPGDRITVTLSGSSSGGKSFKGFLIEARDASHPNDHAIGSFTLLNPHDSQLLNCGTSEGSAVSHTHKSGKLEMQVVWNAPSDSPPAVQFLATVVEHYDTYWVKIPSPVITQNNVSPPPILPTTTNGQTVPSTHLTEPFSAEGCGRIKSCLRDPVGCDPQTDPKCYFLSFAKKDVSVVFELSGPAEGYASFALSYDKWMGNDDVYLCVRSRDNVVINSAYVLGRTHPEVSSESSLMDTAWRLSDGVIQCKFRRNIHIPTENCRFNLDESYYIFLASGKAENGLIHRHHQQPLISSGKKTISGPPEDLIGSRSPLIIKTHGTLMLIAWITTVSIGVIIARFYKPMWPGSTLFGEKIWFQVHRILMASTVLLTCIAFILPFAYRGGWSKKAGAHPFLGCTVLALTILQPLMAILRPHPDSLRRYIFNWMHWGTGTVARIIAVAAMFLGAHQQALVLPSPSSTLVLSGFVVWDVAAHLLLELHNYHLFRKGKNATDDEQEILNSYVHVPEGNLFKKVVLTIYICGNAGFLIALLTDIYFV